One part of the Sphingopyxis sp. PAMC25046 genome encodes these proteins:
- the bdcA gene encoding SDR family oxidoreductase encodes MSAFQGKSVLVLGGSRGIGAAIVRRFAADGAKVVFTYNGSREAAEQLAAETGTSAVPTDSSDRDAVIARVRESGPLDILVVNAGFALFGDALDLDPDDVDRLIRVNVTAPYHASVEAARQMPDGGRIIVIGSVNGDRMPVPGMASYALSKSALQGMARGLARDFGPRGITINIVQPGPIDTDANPEDGPMRELMHSFMAIKRHGRPEEVAGMVAWLAGPEAGFVTGAMHTIDGAFGA; translated from the coding sequence ATGTCCGCATTCCAAGGAAAATCCGTTCTCGTCCTCGGCGGCAGCCGCGGGATCGGCGCGGCGATCGTGCGCCGCTTCGCCGCCGACGGCGCGAAGGTCGTCTTCACCTATAATGGCTCGCGCGAGGCGGCCGAACAGCTCGCGGCCGAGACCGGAACGAGCGCGGTGCCGACCGACAGCAGCGACCGCGATGCGGTGATCGCGCGCGTGCGCGAGAGCGGCCCGCTCGACATTCTCGTCGTCAATGCGGGCTTTGCGCTGTTCGGCGATGCACTCGACCTCGACCCCGACGACGTCGACCGGTTGATCCGCGTCAATGTCACCGCCCCCTATCATGCGTCGGTCGAGGCGGCGCGGCAGATGCCCGACGGCGGCCGTATCATCGTCATCGGATCGGTCAACGGCGACCGCATGCCCGTCCCCGGCATGGCATCCTATGCGCTGAGCAAATCGGCGCTGCAGGGCATGGCGCGCGGGCTGGCGCGCGATTTCGGGCCGCGCGGGATTACGATCAACATCGTGCAACCGGGCCCGATCGACACCGACGCGAACCCCGAGGACGGCCCGATGCGCGAACTGATGCACAGCTTCATGGCGATCAAGCGCCACGGGCGGCCCGAAGAGGTCGCGGGCATGGTCGCCTGGCTGGCGGGTCCCGAAGCGGGTTTCGTCACCGGTGCGATGCACACGATCGACGGGGCGTTCGGCGCCTGA
- a CDS encoding TetR/AcrR family transcriptional regulator has product MTTNKSRTRGRPRRFDPEAAVATAQRLFHARGYDAVSVADVTDALGINPPSFYAAFGSKAGLYQRVLDHWTDTEAIPLADILRADVPVSTALAAMLEDAARRYASGPAAGGCLVLEGTRCNDDGAREAARVLNLGAEAFIRDYVAARHPDAADEVTDFVSTTMSGLSAKARSGHDLPRLLATARLAGRVLAQILPA; this is encoded by the coding sequence GTGACTACAAATAAATCCAGAACTCGCGGCCGCCCGCGCCGTTTCGATCCCGAAGCGGCGGTTGCGACCGCGCAGCGGCTCTTTCACGCGCGCGGCTATGACGCGGTCAGCGTCGCGGACGTTACCGATGCGCTCGGCATCAATCCGCCCAGCTTCTATGCCGCCTTCGGCAGCAAGGCCGGCCTTTACCAGCGCGTGCTCGATCACTGGACCGATACCGAAGCGATCCCGCTCGCCGACATATTGCGCGCCGATGTCCCCGTTTCCACTGCCCTCGCGGCGATGCTCGAGGACGCCGCGCGCCGCTATGCGTCCGGTCCGGCCGCGGGCGGCTGCCTCGTGCTCGAAGGCACGCGCTGCAACGACGACGGCGCGCGCGAAGCTGCGCGGGTGCTCAATCTGGGTGCCGAAGCCTTTATTCGCGACTATGTCGCGGCCCGCCATCCCGATGCCGCCGACGAGGTCACCGATTTCGTCAGCACGACGATGTCGGGGCTGTCGGCAAAGGCGCGTAGCGGGCACGACCTGCCTCGTCTGCTCGCTACCGCTCGCCTCGCCGGCCGCGTCCTCGCGCAAATCCTTCCTGCATGA
- a CDS encoding M20/M25/M40 family metallo-hydrolase: protein MRNLTAPLALAAALLAAAPVHAKPADPAVAKKILKDSVAIPTVEGRGKVPELAAYYAGVLKAAGYADSDIEITPMGETATFAATLHGTTKEKPIVLLGHMDVVEADPKDWTRDPFVPVEENGYIFGRGSEDNKFDISMMVATMAQLKKDGFKPKRSIILLLSGDEETSMTTTRALAAKYKNAEFALNGDGGGGLIAEDGKPQYYALQAGEKTYADFTLEVTNPGGHSSRPSDVNAIVQLANALAKVGAYRFAPQQNELTKVGMPIVAEQVGGEIGAALKAFAANPADAKAIATIRAEPEYVGQIGTTCVPTLVKGGHAENALPQRATANINCRIFPGVPVETVRAELEKVIADPAVKVNTDPDASASDASPLRPDVMAAVKKAVHARASGLPIIPSMSAGATDSYHFRAQGVPSYGVAGLFSKASDSFAHGLNERVPVDAIAPALAHWDSLLRDLSK, encoded by the coding sequence ATGCGCAACCTTACCGCTCCGCTCGCTCTCGCTGCCGCCTTGCTCGCCGCCGCGCCCGTCCACGCCAAGCCCGCCGATCCTGCGGTGGCGAAAAAGATACTAAAGGACAGCGTCGCGATCCCGACCGTCGAGGGCCGCGGCAAGGTGCCCGAACTCGCCGCCTATTATGCCGGGGTGCTCAAGGCGGCGGGTTATGCCGACAGCGACATCGAAATCACCCCGATGGGCGAAACCGCGACCTTCGCCGCGACGCTCCACGGCACGACGAAGGAAAAACCGATCGTGCTGCTCGGTCATATGGACGTCGTCGAGGCCGATCCCAAGGACTGGACGCGCGACCCCTTCGTGCCGGTCGAGGAAAATGGCTATATTTTCGGGCGCGGGTCGGAAGACAACAAGTTCGACATTTCGATGATGGTCGCGACGATGGCGCAGCTCAAAAAGGACGGGTTCAAGCCGAAGCGGTCGATCATCCTGCTTTTGTCGGGCGACGAGGAAACCTCAATGACGACGACGCGCGCGCTCGCGGCCAAATATAAGAACGCCGAATTCGCGTTGAACGGCGATGGCGGCGGCGGGCTGATCGCCGAGGACGGCAAGCCGCAATATTACGCCCTGCAGGCGGGCGAAAAAACCTATGCCGATTTCACGCTCGAAGTCACCAACCCCGGCGGCCACAGCTCGCGCCCGTCGGACGTCAATGCGATCGTCCAGCTCGCGAATGCGCTCGCCAAGGTCGGCGCCTATCGCTTCGCGCCGCAGCAGAACGAGCTGACCAAGGTCGGTATGCCGATCGTCGCCGAGCAGGTCGGCGGCGAGATCGGCGCGGCGTTGAAGGCGTTCGCCGCCAACCCGGCCGATGCAAAAGCGATCGCGACGATCCGCGCCGAGCCCGAATATGTCGGCCAGATCGGCACGACCTGCGTGCCGACTCTGGTCAAGGGCGGCCATGCCGAAAATGCGCTGCCCCAGCGCGCGACCGCGAACATCAACTGCCGCATCTTTCCCGGCGTGCCGGTCGAAACCGTGCGCGCCGAGCTCGAAAAGGTGATCGCCGACCCCGCGGTCAAGGTGAACACCGATCCCGACGCCAGCGCCAGCGATGCCTCGCCGCTGCGCCCCGATGTGATGGCGGCGGTGAAAAAGGCGGTGCACGCCCGCGCGTCCGGCCTGCCGATCATCCCGTCGATGAGCGCGGGGGCGACCGATAGCTATCATTTCCGCGCGCAGGGCGTGCCGAGCTACGGCGTCGCGGGGCTCTTCTCGAAAGCGAGCGACAGCTTCGCCCACGGCCTCAACGAGCGCGTCCCCGTCGACGCGATCGCCCCCGCGCTCGCGCATTGGGACAGCCTGCTGCGCGATTTGTCGAAGTGA
- a CDS encoding TetR family transcriptional regulator C-terminal domain-containing protein yields the protein MTAARQAFTRESADARRADLIEATAAVLAEHGLAGTNVRAICAKAGVSPGLLRHYFGGIDDLVAATYQATSDRMDAIFAASEDAAGADPRARLTAYLTASFRPPVTDPELLGAWTAFWALARSDARMAEIHAESYAGYRARLGELLALCGAADAGRLAIMLTAMVDGLWLELSLDPESFGAEAAVQMVERAVGALLP from the coding sequence ATGACCGCCGCTCGCCAAGCCTTTACGCGCGAAAGCGCCGATGCCCGCCGGGCGGACCTGATCGAAGCGACTGCTGCGGTGCTCGCGGAACATGGCCTTGCGGGAACGAACGTGCGCGCGATCTGCGCAAAGGCGGGGGTGTCGCCGGGTCTGCTGCGCCATTATTTCGGCGGCATCGACGATCTGGTCGCCGCGACCTATCAGGCGACGAGCGACCGGATGGACGCGATTTTCGCGGCGTCGGAGGACGCGGCCGGGGCCGATCCCCGCGCGCGGCTGACCGCCTATCTGACCGCGAGCTTCCGCCCGCCGGTGACCGACCCCGAGCTGCTCGGCGCATGGACCGCCTTCTGGGCGTTAGCGCGCAGCGACGCGCGCATGGCCGAAATCCATGCGGAAAGTTACGCGGGCTATCGCGCGCGGCTCGGCGAACTGCTTGCCCTTTGCGGAGCAGCCGACGCCGGGCGGCTCGCGATCATGCTCACCGCGATGGTCGATGGGCTGTGGCTCGAATTGTCGCTCGACCCTGAAAGTTTCGGCGCCGAGGCGGCGGTGCAGATGGTCGAAAGGGCGGTGGGGGCGTTGCTGCCCTAA
- a CDS encoding aromatic ring-hydroxylating dioxygenase subunit alpha: protein MATLRDTFDNFQNIDPLDGWSLPAWTYSDPDFHAAEMARIFRPSWQVVCHDSDIPNAGDWHSIDYCGESVILVRGTDRIVRAFTNVCRHRGSRLVDGAAGCAKKLVCPYHAWTYELDGRLTGVPDSASYPTLDKGKAGLVPVGLEQWRGFWFVRLDDDGGPSVTSMMAPYEAMIEPYRFEELGALGRVTLRPREVNWKNVGDNYSDGLHIPVAHPGLTRLFGKSYGVEAEERVDRMWGDLSDRPSANWSERMYQRLLPPVPHLPEANQRHWLYFKLWPNVAFDIYPDQVDFMQWLPTGPTSCLIREISYVLPDARREMKAARYLNWRINRQVNAEDTALITRVQQGMASKTFSMGPLSDKEVCLKHFCSRMRDLIPEARQEHAPPPGWSR from the coding sequence ATGGCAACGCTACGCGACACCTTCGACAACTTCCAGAACATCGACCCCCTCGACGGCTGGTCGCTCCCGGCGTGGACCTACAGCGACCCCGACTTCCACGCCGCAGAGATGGCGCGCATCTTCCGCCCGAGCTGGCAGGTCGTCTGCCACGACAGCGACATCCCGAATGCGGGCGACTGGCACAGCATCGACTATTGCGGCGAGAGCGTCATCCTCGTCCGCGGTACCGACCGCATCGTCCGCGCCTTTACCAACGTCTGCCGCCACCGCGGTTCGCGCCTCGTCGACGGTGCGGCGGGCTGCGCGAAAAAGCTCGTCTGTCCCTATCACGCGTGGACCTACGAGCTCGACGGCCGGCTGACCGGCGTGCCCGATTCGGCAAGCTACCCGACACTCGACAAGGGCAAGGCGGGGCTCGTTCCGGTCGGGCTCGAACAATGGCGCGGTTTCTGGTTCGTCCGGCTCGACGACGACGGCGGTCCGTCGGTCACATCGATGATGGCGCCCTATGAGGCAATGATCGAGCCTTATCGCTTCGAGGAACTCGGTGCGCTCGGCCGCGTCACGCTTCGCCCGCGCGAGGTGAACTGGAAGAATGTCGGCGACAATTATTCGGACGGTCTCCACATTCCAGTCGCGCATCCGGGCCTGACGCGCCTGTTCGGCAAAAGCTATGGTGTCGAGGCCGAGGAGCGCGTCGATCGCATGTGGGGCGATTTGAGCGACCGGCCGTCGGCGAACTGGTCCGAACGAATGTACCAGCGGCTGCTGCCTCCGGTGCCGCACCTGCCGGAAGCGAACCAGCGCCATTGGCTCTATTTCAAGCTCTGGCCGAACGTCGCCTTCGACATCTATCCCGACCAGGTCGATTTCATGCAGTGGCTGCCGACCGGCCCGACGAGCTGCCTGATCCGCGAGATCAGCTATGTCCTCCCCGATGCGCGCCGCGAGATGAAGGCGGCGCGCTACCTCAACTGGCGTATCAACCGCCAGGTCAATGCCGAGGATACGGCGCTGATCACGCGCGTCCAGCAGGGCATGGCGTCGAAGACATTCTCGATGGGTCCGCTCAGCGACAAGGAAGTGTGCCTCAAGCATTTCTGTTCGCGGATGCGCGACCTGATCCCCGAAGCACGACAGGAGCACGCCCCGCCGCCGGGGTGGAGCCGCTAA
- a CDS encoding FAD-dependent oxidoreductase → MSDPVIIVGGGPAGMVAGLLFARAGVRVTVLEKHADFLRDFRGDTVHPSTLELFNEIGLLEELLEEPHAAIDTMTLNLLGRQYTIATMKHLPVAARFVAMMPQWDLLDFIAGQGRRYPTFDLRMSTEAAGLTYDDAGRVSGVTLASGEALPARLVIAADGRRSVLRDAAELPLEDLGAPMDVLWFRIPVPAGVDMLEVALGTIDKGGMVVAIPRGDYWQCAQIIEKGGFAPIEAQGIAAFRNKVVEIAPGLAAGIDAIRSFDDVKLLSVTLDRLTRWSRPGLLAIGDAAHAMSPVGGVGINLAVQDAVAAANILAVPLAAGADPDPLLVKVQERRWKPTTRMQAIQRFAHRRVIELMLRGEITRVPFAVRLLDAIPLLRRIPGRVLGLGFGRQHVQSPLAKEFR, encoded by the coding sequence ATGAGCGATCCGGTTATCATCGTCGGCGGCGGACCCGCGGGCATGGTCGCGGGCCTGCTCTTTGCTCGTGCGGGCGTTCGCGTGACGGTTCTCGAAAAGCACGCCGATTTCCTCCGCGATTTTCGCGGCGACACGGTGCATCCCTCGACGCTCGAACTGTTCAACGAGATCGGGTTGCTCGAAGAACTGCTCGAGGAGCCGCACGCTGCGATCGACACGATGACGCTCAATCTGCTCGGGCGCCAATATACGATCGCGACGATGAAGCATCTGCCGGTCGCGGCGCGCTTCGTCGCGATGATGCCGCAATGGGATCTGCTCGATTTCATCGCAGGGCAGGGACGGCGCTATCCGACCTTCGACCTGCGCATGTCGACCGAGGCGGCTGGGCTGACATATGATGATGCGGGCCGCGTCAGCGGTGTGACGCTGGCGAGCGGCGAGGCTTTGCCCGCGCGACTCGTCATCGCCGCTGACGGGCGCCGTTCGGTGCTGCGCGATGCGGCCGAGTTGCCGCTTGAGGATTTGGGTGCGCCGATGGACGTGCTCTGGTTCCGCATTCCGGTCCCGGCGGGGGTGGATATGTTAGAAGTCGCGCTCGGCACGATCGACAAGGGCGGCATGGTCGTCGCGATCCCGCGCGGCGATTATTGGCAATGCGCGCAGATCATCGAAAAGGGCGGCTTCGCGCCGATCGAGGCGCAGGGGATCGCGGCCTTTCGGAACAAGGTTGTCGAGATCGCGCCGGGCCTCGCCGCCGGGATCGATGCGATCCGGAGCTTCGACGATGTGAAATTGCTCTCGGTCACGCTCGACCGGCTCACCCGCTGGTCGCGCCCCGGCCTGCTCGCGATCGGCGACGCGGCGCATGCGATGTCGCCCGTCGGCGGCGTCGGCATCAACCTTGCGGTGCAGGATGCGGTCGCGGCCGCGAACATTCTTGCCGTCCCCCTCGCGGCGGGCGCTGATCCCGACCCGCTGCTGGTCAAGGTCCAGGAGCGCCGGTGGAAACCGACGACGCGGATGCAGGCGATCCAGCGTTTCGCGCACCGGCGCGTGATCGAGCTGATGCTGCGCGGCGAGATTACGCGCGTGCCCTTCGCCGTCCGCCTGCTCGACGCCATCCCGCTGCTGCGCCGCATCCCCGGCCGCGTCCTCGGCCTCGGCTTCGGTCGTCAGCATGTCCAATCCCCGCTTGCGAAAGAGTTTCGATGA
- a CDS encoding NAD(P)/FAD-dependent oxidoreductase produces MTKAYDALIIGAGHNGLVCAFYLAKAGLKVRIVEARDVVGGAAVTEEFAPGFRNSVASYTVSLLQPKVIADMKLADHGYRVIERPISNFLPQEDGGYLKLGGGLERTQAEFRKFSARDAEVLPQYYDALENVAELLRDLALRVPPNVGDGMRTLLDGARQGRRFATLSLEQQRDVLDLFTKSARTMLDSWFESEAVKAAFGFDAVVGNYASPDTPGSAYVLLHHVFGEVNGKKGAWGHSVGGMGKITEIMAKVCRDMGVEISLESPVAKLLVDGGKAVGVKLVGGEEIPAARVIANVGPKLLYERMMDASDLPADFQRRIKGFKAGSGTFRMNVALSELPKFTCLPEPGEHHQSGIILAPTLDYMDRAFLDAKQHGWSKAPIVEMLIPSTVDDSLAPPGCHVASLFCQQFAPELPDGRDWDDEEEAAADCIIDTVEKHAPGFRASIVAQTRLSPKGLERKFGLVGGDIMHGNMSLDQLWAARPVLGNGGYRGPVQGLYMCGAGTHPGGGVTGAPGHNAAQVILRDRGFFAPRWR; encoded by the coding sequence ATGACCAAAGCCTATGATGCGCTGATTATCGGCGCCGGCCACAACGGCCTCGTCTGCGCCTTCTATCTTGCCAAGGCAGGGCTGAAGGTGCGGATCGTCGAGGCGCGCGACGTTGTCGGCGGCGCGGCGGTGACCGAGGAATTCGCGCCGGGCTTCCGCAATTCGGTCGCGAGCTACACGGTCAGCCTGCTCCAGCCCAAGGTGATCGCCGACATGAAGCTCGCCGATCATGGCTATCGCGTGATCGAGCGGCCGATCAGCAACTTCTTGCCGCAGGAGGATGGCGGTTACCTGAAACTCGGCGGCGGGCTCGAACGCACCCAGGCCGAGTTCCGCAAATTCTCGGCGCGCGACGCCGAGGTGCTGCCGCAATATTATGACGCGCTCGAAAATGTCGCCGAACTGCTCCGCGACCTCGCGCTGCGCGTGCCGCCGAACGTCGGCGACGGGATGCGCACGCTGCTCGACGGCGCGCGGCAGGGGCGGCGCTTTGCCACGCTCAGCCTCGAACAACAGCGCGACGTGCTCGACCTCTTCACCAAATCGGCGCGGACGATGCTCGACAGCTGGTTCGAGAGCGAGGCTGTCAAGGCCGCCTTCGGTTTCGACGCGGTCGTCGGCAATTACGCCAGCCCCGACACGCCGGGCAGCGCCTATGTCCTCCTTCACCATGTCTTCGGAGAGGTGAACGGCAAGAAGGGTGCGTGGGGCCACAGCGTCGGCGGGATGGGCAAGATCACCGAGATCATGGCGAAGGTTTGCCGCGACATGGGGGTCGAGATCAGCCTCGAAAGCCCGGTCGCGAAGTTGCTGGTCGATGGCGGCAAGGCGGTCGGGGTCAAGCTTGTCGGCGGCGAGGAAATCCCGGCGGCGCGCGTGATCGCCAACGTCGGGCCGAAGCTGCTCTACGAACGGATGATGGATGCGAGCGACCTGCCCGCCGACTTCCAGCGCCGGATCAAGGGCTTCAAGGCAGGCAGCGGCACTTTCCGCATGAATGTCGCGCTCAGCGAGCTTCCCAAATTCACCTGCCTTCCCGAACCGGGTGAACACCACCAGTCGGGTATCATCCTTGCGCCGACGCTCGACTATATGGACCGCGCCTTCCTCGATGCGAAACAGCATGGCTGGTCAAAGGCGCCGATCGTCGAGATGCTGATCCCCTCGACCGTCGATGACAGCCTCGCGCCGCCGGGTTGCCACGTCGCCAGCCTCTTCTGCCAGCAGTTCGCGCCCGAGCTTCCGGACGGGCGCGACTGGGACGATGAGGAGGAAGCCGCCGCCGACTGCATCATCGACACGGTCGAGAAGCACGCGCCGGGCTTCCGCGCGAGCATCGTCGCGCAGACGCGCCTGTCGCCCAAGGGCCTCGAACGCAAGTTCGGGCTCGTCGGCGGCGACATCATGCACGGCAATATGAGCCTTGACCAGCTGTGGGCTGCGCGGCCGGTGCTGGGCAATGGCGGGTATCGCGGGCCGGTGCAGGGCCTCTATATGTGCGGCGCCGGGACGCATCCGGGCGGCGGCGTCACCGGGGCACCGGGACATAACGCCGCGCAGGTGATCCTACGCGACCGGGGATTCTTCGCCCCGCGCTGGCGCTGA
- a CDS encoding amino acid permease encodes MTDSSTVNEGPGRKLGLSLCIALVMGNMIGSGVFLLPASLAPFGWNGVAGWAITIAGALALAFVIARLTVAFPAASGPTGFVERAFGRVPSFMIGWAYWVSVWTANVTLAVASVSFLSLFVPAIGDHMAISTIALIWLVTAINWQGARAAGRFQILTLAIKLIPLVTIVVLIPIAFGRSEPVAITPFPAEGLSLTAVSGSAILTLWALLGFESASVAADKVANPTVTIPRATIIGTLATGLLYLIVCSAIALMLPAAAVATSEAPFALFAETYWGHGPAVWIAAFAAVSALGALNGWTLIQAEQPARLAEQGLLPAWFAKTNRHGTPAAALLLSSVIATVCVILNSSKSTAEMFTFMAILSTSVTLWLYLACAAAALRLRVAIPVALAGLAYAIWTLWGAGIGVSAMSLILMVAGLPLYVWTRLSAPARGEESPVA; translated from the coding sequence GTGACCGATTCCTCCACCGTTAATGAAGGGCCGGGCCGCAAGCTCGGCCTTTCGTTGTGCATCGCGCTGGTGATGGGCAATATGATCGGGTCGGGCGTGTTCCTGCTCCCCGCCAGCCTCGCGCCCTTCGGCTGGAATGGCGTCGCCGGCTGGGCGATCACGATCGCCGGCGCGCTCGCGCTCGCTTTCGTCATCGCACGGCTGACGGTAGCGTTTCCCGCCGCGAGCGGGCCGACGGGTTTCGTCGAACGCGCCTTCGGGCGCGTCCCCAGCTTTATGATCGGCTGGGCTTATTGGGTGTCGGTGTGGACCGCGAACGTCACGCTCGCGGTGGCGAGCGTTTCCTTCCTCAGCCTCTTCGTTCCCGCGATCGGCGATCATATGGCGATCTCGACGATCGCGCTGATCTGGCTCGTCACCGCGATCAACTGGCAAGGCGCACGCGCGGCGGGGCGCTTCCAGATCCTCACGCTCGCGATCAAGCTGATCCCGCTCGTCACCATCGTCGTGCTGATCCCCATCGCCTTCGGACGTAGCGAACCCGTGGCAATCACGCCTTTCCCCGCCGAGGGCCTGTCGCTGACCGCCGTCAGCGGCTCGGCGATCTTGACTTTATGGGCACTACTCGGTTTCGAATCGGCGAGCGTCGCCGCCGACAAGGTCGCGAATCCGACGGTCACCATCCCGCGCGCGACGATCATCGGCACCCTCGCAACCGGCCTCCTCTATCTGATCGTCTGCTCGGCGATCGCGCTGATGCTCCCCGCCGCCGCGGTCGCGACGTCTGAAGCGCCCTTCGCGCTGTTCGCCGAAACCTATTGGGGGCACGGCCCCGCGGTGTGGATCGCCGCCTTTGCCGCGGTGAGCGCGCTCGGCGCGCTCAACGGCTGGACGCTGATCCAGGCCGAACAGCCCGCGCGGCTTGCCGAACAGGGGCTGCTTCCCGCCTGGTTCGCAAAGACGAACCGCCACGGCACCCCCGCCGCCGCGCTGCTGCTGTCGAGCGTCATCGCGACCGTCTGCGTCATCCTCAACAGCAGCAAATCGACCGCCGAGATGTTCACCTTCATGGCGATCCTCTCGACCTCGGTGACCTTGTGGCTCTACCTCGCCTGCGCCGCGGCGGCGTTGCGCTTGCGCGTCGCGATCCCGGTCGCGCTCGCGGGGCTCGCCTATGCGATATGGACGCTGTGGGGCGCCGGGATCGGCGTCAGCGCGATGAGCCTGATCCTGATGGTCGCGGGGCTGCCGCTCTATGTCTGGACACGACTGTCAGCGCCAGCGCGGGGCGAAGAATCCCCGGTCGCGTAG